One window of Thermocoleostomius sinensis A174 genomic DNA carries:
- a CDS encoding glycosyltransferase, with protein sequence MRQPVLTIFYQFNPWHSTIGGIQTVIRSFIKYAPSDWTVRLVGTAHTSVDPTGQWQDAELAGRPIQFMPLIYISNDNIRQRIPTTVKYTLALLKHRFVSDFLHFHRLEPSLAAFGWTGDKTLFIHNDIHQQMAVAQKQSDSTSILWQHLPAAYFALERLLVHQFNQILSCNSQSASFYQQQYPAIANKVALIKNTVDGDIFYPLSAPEREAKRIQLTKQFNLHPETHFILFAGRLHPQKDPILLLQSIAALEHPHVHLLVAGDGELTTVMQAEIARLQLTPRVTLLGALSQADLANLHRLSSVLVLTSIHEGLPLVALEALACGTPVVTTPCGETPHLLTAESGIVCDDRAPQTIAAAIQQVLLNPDIYSVQSCLRAAQPYSARTVISHLYDDMLSRWQP encoded by the coding sequence ATGCGTCAACCCGTGCTGACAATTTTTTATCAATTTAATCCCTGGCATTCAACGATCGGCGGGATTCAAACCGTGATTCGATCGTTTATTAAATATGCCCCTAGTGATTGGACAGTGCGCCTGGTGGGAACAGCACACACGTCCGTTGACCCTACCGGACAGTGGCAAGACGCGGAACTAGCAGGACGCCCAATTCAGTTCATGCCGTTAATTTATATATCCAATGACAACATTCGTCAACGAATTCCGACAACTGTTAAATATACGTTGGCGCTGCTAAAACACCGCTTTGTCTCAGACTTTCTGCATTTTCATCGACTGGAGCCGTCTTTGGCTGCATTTGGCTGGACAGGAGACAAAACGCTATTTATCCATAACGATATTCATCAACAGATGGCAGTGGCTCAGAAGCAATCAGATAGTACGTCCATTCTGTGGCAGCATCTTCCAGCCGCTTATTTTGCACTAGAGCGATTACTTGTCCATCAGTTTAACCAAATTCTCTCCTGTAATTCTCAGTCAGCGAGCTTCTATCAACAACAATATCCAGCGATCGCCAACAAAGTAGCCCTCATTAAAAACACAGTAGATGGTGATATTTTCTATCCGTTATCTGCACCAGAGCGGGAAGCCAAGCGAATTCAATTGACAAAACAATTCAATTTGCATCCAGAAACCCACTTTATTTTGTTTGCGGGTCGGCTGCATCCCCAAAAAGATCCGATTTTGCTACTGCAATCGATTGCGGCCTTAGAGCATCCGCATGTTCATCTTTTAGTAGCAGGAGATGGCGAACTGACTACTGTGATGCAAGCAGAAATTGCTCGACTACAGCTAACGCCTCGAGTGACTTTACTGGGAGCACTTTCACAAGCAGACTTGGCTAATTTACATCGCCTATCTAGTGTATTGGTACTCACTAGCATCCATGAAGGCTTACCGTTAGTAGCGCTCGAAGCCCTAGCATGTGGTACTCCTGTGGTGACAACCCCCTGTGGCGAAACTCCCCATCTTCTGACCGCCGAAAGCGGTATTGTTTGCGACGATCGCGCTCCTCAAACCATTGCTGCTGCCATTCAACAAGTTTTGCTAAATCCTGATATCTATTCTGTTCAATCTTGCCTTCGAGCCGCTCAGCCCTATAGCGCTCGGACTGTCATCAGCCATCTGTACGACGACATGCTGTCGCGTTGGCAACCCTAA